In Actinomyces weissii, a genomic segment contains:
- the trpS gene encoding tryptophan--tRNA ligase, which produces MTQPQTPTAPAAASDEESLASSTNEASLARSVARSAEIEADLDVNPGRYRMLTGVRPTGNMHLGHFFGTMSSWATIQDRGVDTWILVADYQVITDRDAVGPIRERVLSLVADTLAVGVDPKRSTIFTHSAVPALNQLMLPFLSLVTESELHRNPTVKAELEATDGRAMSGLLLTYPVHQAADILFCQANLVPVGKDQLPHLEQARLIAQRFDKRYGRADRKRPVFRRPEALLGEATLLLGLDGEKMSKSRGNTIELRMTADETAKALRKAKTDSDRVITYDPVGRPEVSNLLLLASLCGAGAPEEIAERIGDGGAGRLKAVTTEAVNEFFAPVRARRSELLANEDHLLSVLRAGNEKANAVADETLDAVRTAMHMHY; this is translated from the coding sequence ATGACGCAGCCCCAGACGCCCACAGCCCCTGCCGCCGCCAGCGACGAGGAGTCCCTGGCGAGCTCCACCAACGAGGCCTCCCTGGCCCGCTCCGTGGCCCGCAGCGCCGAGATCGAGGCTGACCTGGACGTCAACCCGGGCCGCTACCGCATGCTCACCGGGGTGCGCCCCACCGGCAACATGCACCTGGGGCACTTCTTCGGCACCATGAGCTCGTGGGCCACGATCCAGGACCGGGGGGTGGACACCTGGATCCTGGTGGCGGACTACCAGGTGATCACTGACCGGGACGCCGTGGGGCCGATCCGCGAGCGCGTGCTCTCCCTGGTGGCAGACACCCTGGCGGTGGGCGTGGACCCCAAGCGCTCCACGATCTTCACGCACTCGGCCGTGCCCGCCCTGAACCAGCTGATGCTGCCCTTCCTGTCCCTGGTGACCGAGTCCGAGCTGCACCGCAACCCCACGGTCAAGGCGGAGCTGGAGGCCACTGACGGGCGCGCCATGAGCGGCCTGCTGCTGACCTACCCGGTGCACCAGGCGGCGGACATCCTCTTCTGCCAGGCCAACCTGGTGCCGGTGGGCAAGGACCAGCTGCCGCACCTGGAGCAGGCCCGTCTGATCGCCCAGCGTTTCGACAAGCGTTACGGGCGGGCGGACAGGAAGCGCCCGGTGTTCCGCCGTCCGGAGGCCCTGCTGGGTGAGGCCACGCTGCTGCTGGGCCTGGACGGGGAGAAGATGAGCAAGTCCCGTGGTAACACCATTGAGCTGCGGATGACGGCGGACGAGACCGCCAAGGCGCTCAGGAAGGCCAAGACTGACTCCGACCGGGTCATCACCTACGACCCGGTGGGCCGCCCGGAGGTGTCCAACCTGCTGCTGCTGGCCTCCCTGTGCGGGGCGGGGGCCCCTGAGGAGATCGCGGAGCGGATCGGCGACGGCGGGGCCGGGCGGCTCAAGGCGGTGACGACGGAGGCGGTCAACGAGTTCTTCGCCCCGGTCCGGGCGCGCCGCAGCGAGCTGCTGGCCAATGAGGACCACCTGCTGTCGGTGCTGCGGGCCGGCAACGAGAAGGCCAACGCGGTGGCGGACGAGACCCTGGACGCGGTGCGCACCGCCATGCACATGCACTACTGA
- a CDS encoding alpha-1,4-glucan--maltose-1-phosphate maltosyltransferase: MTPFKRPRHASPDYKPFARRFGAQPAQGPDSAPPPPQGQADSLATASQESPDMVEGRPAIVFAPEPETRPAPASQAPSPQAPAQRASVPLNTWPLAAASPETAAGSQVAGAEPLAPASMVADTATVPPTPTSLAVPAAPTVSASTPLSTAAAIHNVYASLAEHTATQETVPPPSHRRSYHPEYPVGRIPVTEVFPVVEDGRWPAKAVPGEVFPIRATVFREGHDRFGATAVLIRPDGTPGPSARMYEISPGLDRYEARLAADAPGDWSFRVEGWSDPYATWEHDASIKVHAGIDVELMLEEGARVLQRAAAVPGRASADVALLESVVVTLRDASRPETERLEAATSPEVQAVLERLPLRDLVSPSRSYPLQVDRRTALYGSWYEIFPRSLGSGVDEQGHWHTGTLRSATAHLDRIAAMGFDVLYLTPISPIGTTNRKGRNNTLKARQGDPGSPYGIGSPAGGHDAIHPDLGTVEDFEALVARSRELGMEVALDLALQCSPDHPWVQEHPEWFTVLADGSIAYAENPPKKYQDIYPLNFDNDPEGIYQAVHEVVETWIERGVTIFRVDNPHTKPLSFWQRLLGQVRRDHPEVLFLAEAFTRPAMMRTLGMIGFQQSYTYFAWRNTKQELTDYTVELSQRTAHIMRPAFWPTTHDILTPFMTHGGVPAFKLRAVLAATLSPTWGIYSGYELAESVPRPGYEEQIDNEKYELKPRDFESAKANGIEELLTRLNAARAAHPALQQLRDVWFHGTTDDALIAYSKRVEAAHSPTGHDDVVLTVVNLDPHAAREGLVHLNLDQLGLPGWVDGSQPVIRLTDELTGASFEWSGNGFVRLDPFAGQVAHVLRVEAL, encoded by the coding sequence GTGACACCCTTCAAGCGACCGCGCCACGCCTCTCCTGACTACAAGCCTTTCGCGAGACGTTTCGGGGCCCAGCCCGCCCAGGGACCGGACTCTGCGCCGCCGCCGCCGCAGGGGCAGGCAGACAGCCTGGCCACGGCCTCGCAGGAGTCCCCTGACATGGTGGAGGGCAGGCCCGCTATCGTCTTCGCCCCCGAGCCGGAGACTCGCCCGGCCCCGGCTTCGCAGGCCCCGTCCCCACAGGCCCCGGCGCAGCGGGCGAGCGTGCCGCTGAACACCTGGCCGCTGGCAGCGGCCTCCCCGGAGACGGCGGCGGGCTCCCAGGTGGCGGGCGCAGAGCCGCTGGCCCCAGCCTCCATGGTGGCGGACACCGCCACGGTGCCCCCCACCCCCACCAGCCTGGCGGTGCCCGCGGCCCCCACCGTCTCCGCCTCCACGCCCTTGTCTACCGCCGCGGCGATCCACAACGTATACGCCTCGCTCGCTGAGCACACGGCTACGCAGGAGACGGTGCCCCCGCCCTCCCACCGCCGCTCCTACCACCCGGAGTACCCGGTGGGCCGTATCCCTGTCACCGAGGTGTTCCCGGTGGTGGAGGACGGGCGCTGGCCCGCCAAGGCCGTGCCGGGTGAGGTCTTCCCGATCCGGGCCACGGTGTTCCGGGAGGGGCATGACCGCTTCGGGGCCACGGCGGTGCTGATCCGCCCTGACGGCACCCCCGGTCCCAGCGCCCGCATGTACGAGATCAGCCCCGGCCTGGACCGCTACGAGGCCCGCCTGGCGGCGGACGCCCCCGGGGACTGGTCCTTCCGGGTCGAGGGATGGTCGGACCCCTACGCCACCTGGGAGCACGACGCCTCCATCAAGGTGCACGCCGGTATCGACGTCGAGCTGATGCTGGAGGAGGGAGCACGGGTCCTGCAGCGGGCCGCCGCCGTGCCCGGCCGGGCCTCCGCCGACGTGGCCCTGCTGGAGTCCGTGGTGGTGACCCTGCGCGACGCCTCCCGCCCGGAGACTGAGCGCCTGGAGGCAGCCACCAGCCCGGAGGTGCAGGCGGTCCTGGAGCGGCTGCCGCTGCGGGACCTGGTCTCCCCCTCCCGCAGCTACCCGCTGCAGGTGGACCGCCGTACCGCCCTCTACGGCTCCTGGTACGAGATCTTCCCCCGTTCCCTAGGCTCCGGGGTGGACGAGCAGGGACACTGGCACACGGGCACGCTGCGCAGCGCCACCGCGCACCTGGACCGGATCGCCGCCATGGGCTTTGACGTCCTGTACCTGACCCCCATCTCGCCTATCGGCACCACCAACCGCAAGGGGCGCAACAACACCCTCAAGGCCCGCCAGGGCGACCCCGGCTCCCCCTACGGCATCGGCTCCCCCGCGGGCGGCCACGACGCCATCCACCCCGACCTGGGCACGGTGGAGGACTTCGAGGCCCTGGTGGCCCGCTCCCGCGAGCTGGGCATGGAGGTGGCCCTGGACCTGGCGCTGCAGTGCTCCCCGGACCACCCCTGGGTGCAGGAGCACCCGGAGTGGTTCACGGTGCTGGCGGACGGCTCGATCGCCTACGCGGAGAACCCACCCAAGAAGTACCAGGACATCTACCCGCTCAACTTCGACAACGACCCCGAGGGCATCTACCAGGCCGTGCACGAGGTGGTTGAGACCTGGATCGAGCGGGGGGTGACGATCTTCCGGGTGGACAACCCCCACACCAAGCCGCTGAGCTTCTGGCAGCGGCTGCTGGGGCAGGTGCGCCGGGACCACCCGGAGGTGCTGTTCCTGGCGGAGGCCTTTACCCGCCCCGCCATGATGCGCACCCTGGGCATGATCGGCTTCCAGCAGTCCTACACGTACTTCGCCTGGCGCAACACGAAGCAGGAGCTCACGGACTACACGGTGGAGCTGTCCCAGCGCACCGCCCACATCATGCGTCCCGCCTTCTGGCCCACCACGCACGACATCCTGACCCCCTTCATGACCCACGGTGGGGTGCCGGCCTTCAAGCTGCGGGCAGTGCTGGCCGCCACCTTGTCCCCCACCTGGGGCATCTACTCCGGCTACGAGCTGGCGGAGTCCGTGCCCCGCCCGGGCTACGAGGAGCAGATCGACAACGAGAAGTACGAGCTCAAGCCCCGCGACTTCGAGTCCGCCAAGGCCAACGGGATCGAGGAGCTGCTTACCCGCCTGAACGCGGCCCGGGCGGCCCACCCGGCCCTGCAGCAGCTGCGGGACGTCTGGTTCCACGGCACCACGGACGACGCTCTCATCGCCTACTCCAAGCGGGTGGAGGCCGCTCACAGCCCCACGGGGCACGACGACGTGGTCCTCACGGTCGTCAACCTGGACCCCCACGCCGCCCGTGAGGGCCTGGTGCACCTGAACCTGGACCAGCTGGGCCTGCCTGGCTGGGTGGACGGCTCCCAGCCGGTCATCCGGCTCACGGACGAGCTGACGGGCGCCTCCTTTGAGTGGTCCGGCAACGGCTTCGTGCGGCTGGACCCCTTTGCCGGGCAGGTGGCGCACGTGCTGCGCGTGGAGGCCTTGTGA
- a CDS encoding phosphotransferase: MSASGSSPASTDPESTDAASPGSPSGPLAWPADQALLQALDPWLRQRRWFPLKGAAAPAPGQISIATCVDLAPEVRELVLSVPRGDDAAAPPVLLHVPLVLDRACALEGLATAGEAPGNVGLPLAPGGGPQEPADPQGLALVEGGHHPAYWRAWAAAALAAGTVLSPAGAQAVIQRCERLRVTVGEQSNTSVVLPAPRPQETAGGPEDAATGDLIVKVLRVLEPGRNPDVEVPVALAQAGWDRVRRPVAWSVLPLPGAVEADAAVACAFVPAADDGFELFCELAGQDAGPGSPARERATALARSLGETTAQMHALLAQALGVEPAPGPQVLAGRLRERAAWALREVPQLVERLPRMEQQVAAVYARLAALESLPPATRVHGDYHLGQVLLARPTAETPERWYVLDFEGEPLRPLAQRLERDQPLRDVAGMLRSFDYAAAMGQAPHPDWVVLVRQAFMAGLADGGAPTATPVLLTALELDKALYEAVYEARNRPTWLPVPVAGLERLLFP; encoded by the coding sequence GTGAGCGCCTCAGGCAGCAGCCCTGCCAGCACCGACCCCGAGAGCACGGACGCCGCCAGCCCCGGCTCCCCCAGCGGCCCCCTGGCCTGGCCTGCTGACCAGGCGCTGCTCCAGGCGCTGGACCCGTGGCTGCGGCAGCGGCGCTGGTTCCCGCTGAAGGGCGCGGCGGCCCCCGCCCCCGGGCAGATCAGCATCGCCACCTGTGTGGACCTGGCCCCTGAGGTGCGCGAGCTGGTCCTGTCGGTTCCTCGGGGCGACGACGCCGCCGCGCCGCCGGTGCTGCTGCACGTCCCCCTGGTGCTGGACCGCGCCTGCGCCCTGGAGGGGCTGGCGACGGCGGGGGAGGCGCCCGGGAACGTGGGCCTGCCTCTGGCTCCTGGTGGAGGCCCCCAGGAGCCTGCTGACCCGCAGGGGCTCGCCCTGGTGGAGGGTGGCCACCACCCCGCCTACTGGCGGGCTTGGGCGGCTGCCGCCCTGGCGGCGGGCACGGTGCTGAGCCCGGCGGGGGCCCAGGCCGTCATCCAGCGCTGTGAGCGTCTGCGCGTGACCGTCGGGGAGCAGTCCAACACCTCGGTGGTCCTGCCTGCCCCGCGCCCGCAGGAGACTGCGGGCGGGCCGGAGGACGCCGCCACCGGGGACCTGATCGTCAAGGTGCTGCGCGTGCTGGAGCCGGGGCGCAACCCCGACGTCGAGGTGCCTGTCGCCCTGGCCCAGGCGGGCTGGGACCGGGTGCGCCGCCCGGTGGCCTGGTCGGTCCTGCCGCTGCCGGGGGCGGTGGAGGCGGACGCCGCGGTGGCCTGCGCCTTCGTGCCCGCCGCGGACGACGGCTTCGAGCTGTTCTGCGAGCTGGCAGGCCAGGACGCAGGCCCGGGCTCCCCGGCCCGCGAGCGCGCCACCGCCCTGGCCCGTTCCCTGGGGGAGACGACCGCCCAGATGCACGCCCTGCTGGCCCAGGCCCTGGGGGTGGAGCCGGCGCCGGGCCCGCAGGTCCTGGCGGGGCGGCTCCGGGAGCGTGCCGCCTGGGCCCTGCGGGAGGTCCCCCAGCTGGTGGAGCGCCTGCCCCGGATGGAGCAGCAGGTCGCGGCGGTCTACGCGCGGCTGGCCGCGCTGGAGTCCTTGCCCCCAGCCACCCGGGTCCACGGCGACTACCACCTGGGGCAGGTGCTGCTGGCCCGCCCTACGGCTGAGACCCCTGAGCGCTGGTACGTGCTGGACTTTGAGGGGGAGCCGCTGCGGCCGCTGGCCCAGCGCCTGGAGCGGGACCAGCCGCTGCGGGACGTGGCGGGGATGCTGCGTTCCTTCGACTACGCCGCCGCCATGGGGCAGGCTCCGCACCCCGACTGGGTGGTGCTGGTGCGCCAGGCCTTCATGGCGGGCCTGGCCGATGGTGGTGCCCCGACTGCCACCCCGGTCCTGCTCACGGCGCTGGAGCTGGACAAGGCCTTGTACGAGGCTGTCTACGAGGCCCGTAACCGCCCCACCTGGCTGCCGGTCCCGGTGGCTGGCCTGGAGCGGTTACTGTTCCCGTGA
- the glgB gene encoding 1,4-alpha-glucan branching protein GlgB, whose protein sequence is MTDASTPAPSPAPVHVDPWVLADVAYARYHNPHEVLGAHVGPDSVTIRTVRHLADAVAVVTTAGTFPAEHEQDGVWTAVLPGTEVPDYRIAVTYGEETTTVDDPYRFLPTLGEMDTYLISEGRHEELWEVLGAHLKHFSGPMGEVEGTAFAVWAPNARAVRVVGDFNYWDGTASAMRSLGASGVWELFLPGVGVGARYKFEICNADGSWHQKADPLARATEVPPATASVVTDRFHQWGDAEWMEARAQKDPHSGPMSIYELHIGSWRQGLGYRGLADELVPYVKEAGFTHVEFMPVAEHPFGGSWGYQVTGYYAPTARFGTPDDFRYLVDQLHQAGIGVILDWVPAHFPKDEWALARFDGTPLYEDPDPQRGEHPDWGTYIFNFGRNEVRNFLVANALYWLSEFHVDGLRVDAVASMLYLDYSRQDGQWHPNQYGGRENLEAISFLQEATATAYRKNPGTVMIAEESTAWPGVTAPTEYGGLGFGLKWNMGWMNDTLRYLAEEPINRRYHHGELTFSLVYAFSEQFILPLSHDEVVHGKGSLLSKMPGDAWQELAGLRALYAYQWSHPGKQLLFMGQEFGQGAEWNSDSSLDWWILDDPGHQGLLRLVQDLNRLYTSSPALWADDFSHRGFEWIEAGDGDHNVLSYLRKGTGPDGRSDLIVAIVNFAGTPHEGYRVGLPFAGGWDEVINTDSEVYGGSGVGNLGHVEAEELPWNGRPASVRLRIPPMGAIFLRPTRD, encoded by the coding sequence ATGACTGACGCGAGCACGCCCGCCCCTTCCCCCGCCCCCGTCCACGTGGACCCCTGGGTCCTGGCCGACGTGGCCTACGCGCGGTACCACAACCCGCACGAGGTCCTTGGTGCCCACGTGGGCCCGGACAGCGTCACGATCCGCACGGTGCGCCACCTGGCCGACGCCGTCGCCGTGGTCACCACCGCTGGCACCTTCCCGGCCGAGCACGAGCAGGACGGCGTGTGGACGGCGGTGCTGCCGGGCACCGAGGTTCCTGACTACCGCATCGCGGTGACCTACGGGGAGGAGACCACCACGGTTGACGACCCCTACCGCTTCCTGCCGACCCTGGGCGAGATGGATACCTACCTGATCTCGGAGGGGCGGCACGAGGAGCTGTGGGAGGTGCTGGGCGCGCACCTGAAGCACTTCTCGGGGCCTATGGGCGAGGTGGAGGGCACTGCCTTCGCGGTGTGGGCCCCTAACGCCCGGGCGGTGCGCGTGGTCGGTGACTTCAACTACTGGGACGGCACGGCCTCAGCCATGCGCTCCCTGGGCGCCTCGGGGGTGTGGGAGCTGTTCCTGCCCGGCGTGGGCGTGGGGGCGCGCTACAAGTTCGAGATCTGCAACGCTGACGGCTCCTGGCACCAGAAGGCTGACCCGCTGGCCCGGGCCACGGAGGTGCCTCCGGCCACCGCCTCGGTGGTCACGGACCGTTTCCACCAGTGGGGTGACGCCGAGTGGATGGAGGCCCGCGCCCAGAAGGACCCGCACTCGGGCCCCATGAGCATCTACGAGCTGCACATCGGCTCCTGGCGGCAGGGCCTGGGCTACCGGGGGCTGGCCGACGAGCTGGTGCCCTACGTCAAGGAGGCGGGCTTCACGCACGTGGAGTTCATGCCGGTGGCGGAGCACCCCTTCGGGGGGTCCTGGGGCTACCAGGTGACCGGCTACTACGCCCCGACGGCGCGCTTCGGCACGCCGGACGACTTCCGCTACCTGGTGGACCAGCTCCACCAGGCGGGTATCGGCGTGATCCTGGACTGGGTGCCGGCGCACTTCCCCAAGGACGAGTGGGCGCTGGCCCGCTTTGACGGCACGCCCCTGTACGAGGACCCGGACCCGCAGCGGGGCGAGCACCCGGACTGGGGCACCTACATCTTCAACTTCGGCCGCAACGAGGTGCGCAACTTCCTGGTGGCCAACGCCCTGTACTGGCTGAGCGAGTTCCACGTGGACGGCCTGCGCGTGGACGCCGTCGCCTCCATGCTGTACCTGGACTACTCCCGCCAGGACGGACAGTGGCACCCCAACCAGTACGGCGGCCGGGAGAACCTGGAGGCGATCAGCTTCCTGCAGGAGGCCACGGCCACCGCCTACCGCAAGAACCCGGGCACGGTGATGATCGCGGAGGAGTCCACCGCCTGGCCGGGGGTCACCGCCCCCACCGAGTACGGCGGCCTGGGCTTTGGCCTGAAGTGGAACATGGGCTGGATGAACGACACCCTGCGCTACCTGGCGGAGGAGCCCATCAACCGGCGCTACCACCACGGCGAGCTGACCTTCTCCCTGGTCTACGCCTTCTCTGAGCAGTTCATCCTGCCGCTGAGCCACGACGAGGTCGTGCACGGCAAGGGCTCGCTGCTGTCCAAGATGCCGGGTGACGCCTGGCAGGAGCTGGCGGGGCTGCGGGCCCTGTACGCCTACCAGTGGTCGCACCCCGGCAAGCAGCTGCTGTTCATGGGGCAGGAGTTCGGCCAGGGCGCGGAGTGGAACTCGGACAGCTCCCTGGACTGGTGGATCCTGGACGACCCGGGCCACCAGGGCCTGCTGCGCCTGGTCCAGGACCTGAACCGGCTCTACACCTCCTCCCCCGCCTTGTGGGCTGACGACTTCTCCCACCGGGGCTTTGAGTGGATCGAGGCGGGCGACGGCGACCACAACGTCCTGTCCTACCTGCGTAAGGGCACGGGCCCGGACGGCCGCAGCGACCTGATCGTGGCGATCGTGAACTTCGCGGGCACCCCGCACGAGGGCTACCGGGTGGGGCTGCCCTTCGCCGGTGGCTGGGACGAGGTCATCAACACGGACTCGGAGGTCTACGGCGGCTCGGGCGTGGGCAACCTGGGGCACGTGGAGGCGGAGGAGCTGCCGTGGAACGGCCGTCCCGCCTCGGTGCGCCTGCGCATCCCCCCCATGGGCGCGATCTTCCTGCGTCCCACGCGCGACTGA
- a CDS encoding AAA family ATPase, which translates to MADLGILRIELEEQEIPPKVLEEIRSIAARIKREEAELPDELLRQLRRSLVFVHRGPDGSECRLGLGAQSEGTLTWLATAGPAIETLRRGGVLVVDELDASLHPHLTATLIEMFQDPDLNTTGAQLIATSHDTSLLGNTPTPRLEGAEAWLCEKEDDGSSIIYSLADFTDLRRGSNKEKRYLVGALGGVPRVGSSGLRRILAATEA; encoded by the coding sequence ATGGCGGACCTGGGTATCCTCCGCATCGAGCTTGAGGAACAGGAGATCCCTCCGAAGGTGCTTGAGGAGATCCGGTCTATTGCCGCGCGTATTAAAAGGGAGGAGGCCGAGCTTCCCGATGAGTTGCTCCGCCAGCTCCGTCGTTCCCTCGTCTTCGTCCATCGTGGTCCTGACGGCTCCGAGTGTCGGCTAGGACTCGGTGCCCAGAGTGAGGGCACCCTCACCTGGCTTGCGACCGCTGGTCCTGCCATAGAAACCTTGAGGCGCGGAGGAGTGCTCGTCGTCGACGAGCTTGACGCGAGCCTTCATCCACATCTCACCGCCACTCTTATCGAGATGTTCCAGGACCCGGATCTCAACACGACTGGCGCCCAGCTCATTGCTACCAGCCATGACACCTCGCTGCTGGGAAACACTCCAACACCCAGGCTTGAGGGTGCCGAGGCGTGGCTGTGCGAGAAGGAGGACGACGGTTCCTCAATCATCTACTCGCTGGCTGATTTCACTGACCTGCGTCGGGGTAGCAACAAGGAGAAGCGCTACCTCGTCGGTGCCCTCGGCGGCGTTCCTAGGGTTGGCTCCTCTGGCCTGCGCCGCATCCTCGCGGCAACGGAGGCCTGA
- a CDS encoding glycogen/starch/alpha-glucan phosphorylase, whose translation MSQNLASTVPSQVRAVSGRPAAASTPMEVWQGLSAAVVSRIADDWHATSEKYRAGRQEHYFSAEFLMGRALLNNLTNLGLVDEARQAVSTFGQDLSTVLEQEPDAALGNGGLGRLAACFLDSCATLNLPVTGYGILYRYGLFKQLFSDGFQTEQPDPWMEEGYPFVIRREEATRLVRYNDLTVKAVPHDMPITGYGTHNVGTLRLWRAEPVEEFDYEAFNSQRFTEAIVDRERTNDISRVLYPNDTTFEGKLLRVRQQYFFCSASLQEIVDNYIAHHGTDLSGFAEYNSIQLNDTHPVLAIPELMRLLMDEHGLGWEAAWEVVTKTFAYTNHTVLAEALETWDISIFDRLFPRITEIVREIDRRFRLDMAQRGLPQETIDYMSPVSGNTVRMAWIACYASYSINGVAALHTEIIKRETLGEWHAIWPERFNNKTNGVTPRRWLRQCNPRLSALLDEVTGSDAWVTDLSVLAQHTDSVDESVYQRLAEVKRANKVDFAAWVKEREGVEIDPDAVFDVQIKRLHEYKRQLLNALYVLDLYFRMKEDPSLEVPKRVFIFGAKAAPGYVRAKAVIKLINTIGELVNNDPVVSQRIKVVFIHNYNVSPAEHIIPAADVSEQISMAGKEASGTSNMKFMMNGALTLGTLDGANVEILDSVGDDNAYIFGATEDELPTLRQTYDPRAAYENVPGLRRALDALIDGTLDDHGTGGFADLRRSLLEASYEPADVYYVLGDFAAYRETKDAMAADYADQRAWQRKAWVNITRSGRFSSDRTISDYAREVWHIEAAPIA comes from the coding sequence ATGTCGCAGAACCTGGCTAGCACCGTGCCCTCCCAGGTACGTGCGGTCTCAGGCCGCCCGGCCGCCGCCTCCACCCCCATGGAGGTATGGCAGGGCCTGTCCGCCGCCGTCGTCTCGCGCATCGCCGACGACTGGCACGCCACCAGTGAGAAGTACCGCGCCGGCCGCCAGGAGCACTACTTCTCCGCCGAGTTCCTCATGGGCCGGGCGCTGCTCAACAACCTGACCAACCTGGGCCTGGTGGACGAGGCCCGCCAGGCCGTGTCCACCTTCGGCCAGGACCTGTCCACCGTGCTGGAGCAGGAGCCGGACGCCGCCCTGGGCAACGGCGGCCTGGGCCGCCTGGCCGCCTGTTTCCTGGACTCCTGCGCCACCCTGAACCTGCCGGTGACCGGCTACGGCATCCTCTACCGCTACGGCCTGTTCAAGCAGCTCTTCTCCGACGGCTTCCAGACCGAGCAGCCCGACCCGTGGATGGAGGAGGGCTACCCCTTCGTCATCCGCCGCGAGGAGGCCACCCGCCTGGTCCGCTACAACGACCTCACCGTCAAGGCCGTCCCCCACGACATGCCCATCACCGGCTACGGCACCCACAACGTCGGCACCCTGCGCCTGTGGCGGGCCGAGCCGGTCGAGGAGTTCGACTACGAGGCCTTCAACTCCCAGCGCTTCACCGAGGCCATCGTGGACCGTGAGCGCACCAACGACATCTCCCGGGTCCTGTACCCCAATGACACCACCTTCGAGGGCAAGCTCCTGCGCGTGCGCCAGCAGTACTTCTTCTGCTCCGCCTCCCTGCAGGAGATCGTGGACAACTACATCGCCCACCACGGCACGGACCTGAGCGGCTTCGCCGAGTACAACTCCATCCAGCTCAACGACACCCACCCGGTGCTGGCCATCCCCGAGCTCATGCGCCTGCTCATGGACGAGCACGGGCTCGGCTGGGAGGCCGCCTGGGAGGTCGTCACCAAGACCTTCGCCTACACCAACCACACGGTGCTGGCTGAGGCCCTGGAGACCTGGGACATCTCCATCTTTGACCGCCTCTTCCCCCGCATCACCGAGATCGTCCGGGAGATCGACCGCCGCTTCCGCCTGGACATGGCCCAGCGCGGCCTGCCGCAGGAGACCATCGACTATATGTCCCCGGTCAGCGGCAACACGGTGCGCATGGCCTGGATCGCCTGCTACGCCTCCTACTCCATCAACGGCGTGGCCGCCCTGCACACGGAGATCATCAAGCGCGAGACCCTCGGCGAGTGGCACGCCATCTGGCCGGAGCGCTTCAACAACAAGACCAACGGAGTCACCCCCCGCCGCTGGCTGCGCCAGTGCAACCCGCGCCTGTCCGCCCTGCTGGACGAGGTCACCGGCTCTGACGCCTGGGTCACCGACCTGTCCGTGCTGGCCCAGCACACCGACAGCGTGGACGAGTCCGTCTACCAGCGCCTGGCCGAGGTCAAGCGGGCCAACAAGGTGGACTTCGCCGCCTGGGTCAAGGAGCGCGAGGGCGTGGAGATCGACCCCGACGCCGTCTTCGACGTGCAGATCAAGCGCCTGCACGAGTACAAGCGCCAGCTGCTCAACGCCCTGTACGTGCTGGACCTGTACTTCCGCATGAAGGAGGACCCCTCCCTGGAGGTCCCCAAGCGGGTCTTCATCTTCGGTGCCAAGGCCGCCCCCGGCTACGTGCGCGCCAAGGCCGTGATCAAGCTGATCAACACCATCGGTGAGCTGGTCAACAACGACCCGGTGGTCTCCCAGCGGATCAAGGTCGTGTTCATCCACAACTACAACGTCTCCCCCGCCGAGCACATCATCCCGGCGGCGGACGTCTCCGAGCAGATCTCCATGGCGGGTAAGGAGGCCTCGGGCACCTCCAACATGAAGTTCATGATGAACGGCGCCCTGACCCTGGGCACCCTGGACGGCGCCAACGTGGAGATCCTGGACTCGGTGGGTGACGACAACGCCTACATCTTCGGGGCCACCGAGGACGAGCTGCCCACCCTGCGCCAGACCTACGACCCGCGGGCCGCCTACGAGAACGTCCCCGGCCTGCGCCGCGCCCTGGACGCCCTGATCGACGGCACCCTGGACGACCACGGCACCGGCGGCTTCGCGGACCTGCGCCGCAGCCTGCTGGAGGCCTCCTACGAGCCTGCGGACGTGTACTACGTCCTAGGTGACTTCGCGGCCTACCGGGAGACCAAGGACGCCATGGCGGCCGACTACGCCGACCAGCGCGCCTGGCAGCGCAAGGCCTGGGTGAACATCACCCGCTCCGGGCGCTTCTCCTCGGACCGCACCATCAGCGACTACGCCCGCGAGGTGTGGCACATCGAGGCTGCGCCGATCGCCTGA